From Mytilus trossulus isolate FHL-02 unplaced genomic scaffold, PNRI_Mtr1.1.1.hap1 h1tg000350l__unscaffolded, whole genome shotgun sequence, the proteins below share one genomic window:
- the LOC134701843 gene encoding uncharacterized protein LOC134701843 isoform X1, with product MSCRPTSTPFGFHIPEGMKPFPLPLKYDRQYKSFSAKRATSEVRQAWVNARGNEKLGERLSVRQFPISLLRHQVDNRRVHCKSADPHYWMSDEDKRRAADKRKSFERQWSAEVSKRNKTPRPNYTVTIRPPTPPIRKFITAPCVNNGTFFRLADTHRTKTREEKYKSSRHFVSPEWKSEIVSWKRFNNTSIDIHRYSVF from the exons ATGTCTTGTAGACCTACATCTACACCATTCGGATTTCATATCCCGGAAGGAATGAAACCATTTCCGTTACCCCTAAAATATGATAGGCAGTATA AATCCTTCTCAGCCAAAAGAG CAACTTCTGAAGTCAGACAAGCTTGGGTCAATGCACGTGGGAATGAGAAATTAGGGGAAAGACTATCCGTTCGTCAATTTCCTATTTCGTTGCTAAGACACCAAGTGGATAACAGACGAGTACACTGTAAAAGTGCAGATCCGCATTACTGGATGTCAGACGAAGATAAAAGGAGAGCAGCAGATAAAAGAAAGAGTTTCGAACGTCAGTGGAGTGCAGAGGTTTCAAAGAG GAATAAAACCCCTAGACCAAATTATACAGTTACGATTCGTCCACCTACTCCACCAATCCGTAAATTTATTACAGCCCCATGTGTGAACAACGGTACGTTCTTCCGACTAGCTGATACTCATCGAACGAAAACTagagaagaaaaatataaatcttcaaGACACTTTGTATCTCCGGAGTGGAAATCTGAAATTGTTTCTTGGAAAAGatttaataatacttcaatagaTATTCATAGATATAGTGTATTTTGa
- the LOC134701843 gene encoding uncharacterized protein LOC134701843 isoform X2: MSCRPTSTPFGFHIPEGMKPFPLPLKYDRQYTTSEVRQAWVNARGNEKLGERLSVRQFPISLLRHQVDNRRVHCKSADPHYWMSDEDKRRAADKRKSFERQWSAEVSKRNKTPRPNYTVTIRPPTPPIRKFITAPCVNNGTFFRLADTHRTKTREEKYKSSRHFVSPEWKSEIVSWKRFNNTSIDIHRYSVF; this comes from the exons ATGTCTTGTAGACCTACATCTACACCATTCGGATTTCATATCCCGGAAGGAATGAAACCATTTCCGTTACCCCTAAAATATGATAGGCAGTATA CAACTTCTGAAGTCAGACAAGCTTGGGTCAATGCACGTGGGAATGAGAAATTAGGGGAAAGACTATCCGTTCGTCAATTTCCTATTTCGTTGCTAAGACACCAAGTGGATAACAGACGAGTACACTGTAAAAGTGCAGATCCGCATTACTGGATGTCAGACGAAGATAAAAGGAGAGCAGCAGATAAAAGAAAGAGTTTCGAACGTCAGTGGAGTGCAGAGGTTTCAAAGAG GAATAAAACCCCTAGACCAAATTATACAGTTACGATTCGTCCACCTACTCCACCAATCCGTAAATTTATTACAGCCCCATGTGTGAACAACGGTACGTTCTTCCGACTAGCTGATACTCATCGAACGAAAACTagagaagaaaaatataaatcttcaaGACACTTTGTATCTCCGGAGTGGAAATCTGAAATTGTTTCTTGGAAAAGatttaataatacttcaatagaTATTCATAGATATAGTGTATTTTGa